One Alkaliphilus sp. B6464 genomic window carries:
- a CDS encoding DUF3048 domain-containing protein produces MDNWRKRAIIIFLVSSILLNGVGCSKKGNDEQNNVTIETEQNEEAEEISQPEIEGAVSPLSGLHAPEEKINRRPLAIIFDNQSGARPQAGLIDAEVAYEFLAEGNITRYLGIFLVNEPEIIGSIRSARPYFIEKALEFDSYFVHVGGSDQALADIKSKKVADIDAMSRGNDVFWRKNHKKMPHNMYSSYDALKKAAEKSNYRAEPQFDGFKFNSELKVMDMGEIAQEIKIKYSKGHEPSYIYDDENKVYNRYYNGIEHKDETTKETLTATNIIIQEVAAKVIDDKLRLDMNTVGEGRGKYITTGKTIDITWKKGSYEGATKYYDGTGQELSLNPGKTWIQVVRNFDNVTIAE; encoded by the coding sequence ATGGATAACTGGAGGAAAAGAGCTATTATAATATTTTTAGTTTCATCGATTTTACTTAATGGGGTAGGGTGTAGTAAAAAAGGCAATGATGAACAAAACAATGTTACCATTGAAACAGAACAAAATGAGGAGGCAGAAGAAATATCACAGCCAGAAATTGAAGGTGCAGTTTCACCTTTAAGTGGCCTACATGCACCAGAGGAGAAAATTAATAGAAGACCTTTAGCAATTATTTTCGATAATCAATCTGGAGCTCGTCCCCAGGCAGGACTTATAGATGCAGAAGTTGCATATGAATTTCTGGCTGAAGGAAATATTACTAGATATTTAGGTATATTTTTAGTAAATGAGCCTGAAATAATAGGATCTATAAGAAGTGCAAGACCATATTTTATTGAAAAGGCATTAGAGTTCGACAGTTATTTTGTACATGTTGGTGGAAGTGATCAAGCTCTTGCAGATATTAAAAGTAAAAAAGTAGCTGATATTGATGCTATGAGTAGAGGGAATGATGTTTTTTGGAGAAAAAATCATAAAAAAATGCCACATAACATGTATTCTAGTTATGATGCTCTAAAAAAAGCAGCTGAAAAAAGTAATTATAGAGCTGAACCTCAATTTGATGGATTTAAATTTAATTCAGAACTCAAAGTAATGGATATGGGAGAAATTGCACAAGAGATAAAAATTAAATATTCTAAAGGACACGAACCATCATATATTTATGATGATGAAAATAAAGTTTATAACAGATACTATAATGGTATAGAACATAAGGATGAAACAACAAAAGAAACACTTACTGCTACAAATATTATAATACAAGAGGTTGCTGCTAAAGTAATAGATGATAAATTACGTCTAGATATGAATACTGTTGGAGAAGGTAGAGGAAAATACATAACTACTGGGAAAACAATTGATATTACATGGAAAAAGGGCAGTTATGAAGGAGCTACAAAGTACTATGATGGTACAGGACAAGAGCTCAGTTTAAATCCGGGTAAAACTTGGATTCAGGTTGTTCGTAACTTTGATAATGTAACTATAGCAGAATAG